From the genome of Vicia villosa cultivar HV-30 ecotype Madison, WI unplaced genomic scaffold, Vvil1.0 ctg.000029F_1_1_2_unsc, whole genome shotgun sequence, one region includes:
- the LOC131622350 gene encoding M phase phosphoprotein 10-like yields MSEATDSGVEALLCLKENPPSFLVPNPTLSETARAASKHLFSSLGPFSSKSPLHQLLTDGYDAEQIWHQIDLQSQPLLSTLRRRLNQLVKNPEEIAQLKVPLDGANKAEPKEQERWRGESGGFDEGLDEADEDEDDFEGLEDEMEKGETEAEEENDEEEKGEGGSIEDKFMKIDELNDYLQKEEDNYEKGEDSEDDDNLEKIDDDEDDNDEENVEDIEAQAIYARYDDFFGRKKEKGSKRKQQLLEDKKEKASKSKEQLTSSSHEKQLEKIQSNIKLMEKANIEPKTWTMLGEVTASKRPVNSALEVDLDFQHNVRPPPVITEDINSSIEEMIKKRIIEGRFDDVKRTPKLPLKAPQEVRELDDNKSKQGLAEIYEQEYVQKIHPTSAPLSHQDKLKNQASMLFKKISLKMDALTHFNFAPKPVIEDMSFERKVPALAMEEIAPVAVSNAAMMAPEEIFYGKGDVKEEAELTQTERKRRRANKKRKFKAEATERSEKKAKLEK; encoded by the exons ATGTCGGAAGCTACT GATTCTGGCGTTGAAGCCCTACTGTGCCTGAAAGAAAACCCACCTTCATTCCTTGTACCAAATCCAACCCTATCTGAGACTGCTCGTGCTGCATCCAAACACCTATTCTCCTCCCTCGGACCCTTCTCCTCAAAATCACCACTGCACCAACTCCTCACCGACGGCTACGATGCTGAGCAGATTTGGCATCAAATTGATCTCCAATCACAGCCGCTATTATCCACTCTTCGCCGTCGGTTGAATCAGCTAGTAAAAAATCCTGAAGAAATTGCGCAGTTGAAGGTTCCTTTGGACGGTGCTAACAAGGCGGAGCCAAAGGAGCAAGAAAGGTGGAGAGGAGAAAGTGGCGGTTTTGATGAGGGATTGGATGAAGCTGATGAAGACGAGGATGATTTTGAAGGGTTAGAAGATGAGATGGAAAAAGGAGAAACTGAAGCAGAAGAGGAGAatgatgaagaagagaaaggtgaAGGTGGCAGCATTGAAGAtaaatttatgaaaatagatGAATTGAATGATTATTTACAAAAAGAGGAAGATAATTACGAGAAGGGTGAGGACAGTGAAGATGATGACAACCTTGAGAAG attgatgatgatgaggatgataatgatgaagaaaatgtagAAGATATAGAAGCACAAGCCATATATGCAAG GTACGATGACTTCTTTGGACGTAAAAAAGAAAAGGGCtcaaaaagaaaacaacaattgcTAGAGGATAAAAAAGAAAAGGCCTCAAAAAGCAAAGAACAATT GACCTCTTCTAGCCATGAAAAGCAGCTGGAAAAAATTCAATCCAACATAAAGCTGATGGAGAAAGCTAACATAGagccaaaaacttggactatgcTGGGCGAG GTAACAGCTTCAAAGAGACCCGTGAATAGTGCTTTGGAAGTTGATCTTGACTTTCAGCATAACGTGAGACCTCCTCCTGTAATCACTGAGGACATCAATTCTTCAATtgaggaaatgatcaagaaaagGATTATTGAG GGGAGGTTTGATGATGTTAAAAGAACTCCTAAATTGCCATTGAAAGCGCCTCAGGAAGTTAGAGAATTG GATGATAATAAAAGTAAGCAGGGTCTAGCAGAAATTTATGAG CAAGAATATGTTCAAAAGATTCACCCCACTTCAGCTCCGTTGTCACACCAAGATAAACTAAAAAATCAG GCAAGCATGTTGTTTAAGAAGATCTCTCTGAAAATGGACGCCCTTACTCATTTCAACTTTGCTCCAAAACCT GTTATAGAGGACATGTCCTTTGAAAGAAAAGTACCTGCTCTGGCAATGGAAGAA ATTGCTCCTGTGGCTGTTTCAAATGCTGCTATGATGGCCCCTGAGGAGATTTTTTATGGTAAGGGAGATGTTAAGGAAGAAGCAGAACTTACACAGACAGAGAGGAAAAGGAGGAGAgctaataagaaaagaaaatttaaag CTGAGGCAACAGAAAGGTCGGAAAAGAAGGCGAAGTTGGAAAAGTAG